A portion of the Juglans microcarpa x Juglans regia isolate MS1-56 chromosome 1D, Jm3101_v1.0, whole genome shotgun sequence genome contains these proteins:
- the LOC121261688 gene encoding uncharacterized protein LOC121261688, giving the protein MCYHGRVSCPFNERYELMCCYVDKEYSFCRLAKMVKWVPYERFWVMHVKSSCQRHSRLHGKIALLSIERFETSSEDRVTKVVGTEICVLMRMDGGELGLLEIKKTKKSCIVNVCSRTGMTSSVLLQKSLR; this is encoded by the exons ATGTGTTATCATGGAAGGGTGAGCTGTCCTTTCAACGAGCGTTACGAGCTCATGTGCTGTTATGTTGACAAG GAATACTCTTTCTGCAGACTAGCCAAAATGGTGAAATGGGTGCCTTACGAGCGGTTTTGGGTTATGCATGTCAAGAGCTCATGCCAAAGACACAGTCGTCTTCATGGTAAAATAGCCCTGCTCTCTATAGAGAGGTTCGAGACAAGCAGTGAGGACAGAGTCACAAAAGTGGTGGGCACAGAGATCTGTGTCTTGATGCGCATGGATGGTGGTGAGTTGGGTTTGTtggagattaaaaaaacaaagaaaagttgCATTGTAAACGTTTGTTCTCGTACAGGAATGACATCATCTGTGCTGCTTCAGAAGAGTTTAAGGTAG
- the LOC121258157 gene encoding G-type lectin S-receptor-like serine/threonine-protein kinase CES101: MKQLVLYHNCCPLMNCKARNLFFPWLLCFFLLMISPSCSDTDTLAQGQELKDGDHLFSASGIFRLGFFKPGHANTSYLGIWYNTNNEKAVWVANRDTPIFGNSGTLRVDDHGNLKLSYSEGDSIVLYSVQAASNTSATLLDTGNFVLRELNPDGSIKHELWQSFDSPSDTLLPNMKLGIDKKSGLSWSLTSWISDEVPALGSFTLGMDPNGKNQMAIWWRGNIYWNSGPWENSLVKIFGKFDDYRFSYISNENETYFTYAVSKDITIFPRLTLNEKGEILVFLPDSMIPQVSCSTSAPSLRAGCVEQKLPECRSPRDKFAYKMGLMSTDGFAFGKSDNLSLSDCRALCLKNCSCVAYASTDDDGTGCEIWSKDSSFTQQNRKELRSIFIIDTKIRIWWIWVIIVCGGVSTFPLLFSVCYVIWRKKKEEANRSEKMKQAMLLRELGGNVMSYTLTGKLKKRWRDQKAGPELQIFSFESISDATDNFSTANKLGEGGFGPVYKGKLLDGQEIAIKRLSRSSGQGLVEFKNEAILIAKLQHTNLVRILGFCIQGGEKILIYEYMPNKSLDFFLFDSSRKNLLNWKKRFSIIEGIAQGLVYLHKYSRLRVIHRDLKASNILLDKEMNPKISDFGMARIFELNGSEEKTNRVVGTLGYMSPEYAMKGIVSFKTDVFSFGVILLEIVGGKKNISRSVSEHSLLIEYAWQLWNEGRALEIVDSTMDEPCHPDEALRCIHAGLLCVQEHAADRPTMSEVVSMLSKENVRLPAPKQPAFIDAGEEVPECTDDNKLNNCSINDVTISVIDVR; this comes from the exons ATGAAACAACTCGTTTTGTACCATAATTGCTGCCCATTAATGAATTGCAAAGCAAGAAACCTTTTCTTTCCTTGGCTTTTATGTTTCTTTCTCCTCATGATCAGCCCTTCTTGTTCCGACACGGACACATTAGCACAAGGCCAAGAGCTCAAAGACGGGGATCATTTGTTTTCAGCTTCCGGTATTTTCAGGCTAGGATTCTTCAAGCCTGGCCATGCTAATACTTCTTATTTGGGAATATGGTACAACACAAACAACGAGAAGGCTGTCTGGGTTGCCAACCGAGACACTCCAATCTTCGGCAACTCAGGAACTCTTCGAGTTGACGATCATGGTAACTTGAAACTCTCGTACAGCGAAGGAGATTCTATTGTCCTATATTCAGTTCAAGCAGCAAGTAACACTAGTGCCACACTGCTAGATACCGGGAATTTTGTGCTACGTGAATTGAACCCAGATGGATCCATAAAGCATGAACTGTGGCAAAGCTTTGACTCCCCTAGCGACACACTTCTGCCAAACATGAAGCTGGGAATCGACAAAAAATCTGGGCTGAGTTGGTCTCTAACATCATGGATAAGCGATGAGGTGCCTGCCTTGGGGTCCTTTACCCTTGGCATGGACCCCAACGGCAAGAATCAAATGGCAATCTGGTGGAGAGGGAACATTTACTGGAATAGCGGACCTTGGGAAAACAGCCTTGTCAAGATATTCGGCAAGTTCGACGACTACAGATTTAGCTACATTTCCAACGAGAATGAAACGTATTTCACTTATGCTGTTAGCAAAGACATAACCATTTTCCCGAGGCTGACTTTAAATGAAAAAGGTGAGATTTTGGTTTTCCTGCCGGATTCCATGATTCCACAAGTGTCGTGCAGTACTTCTGCCCCTTCCTTGAGAGCTGGTTGTGTTGAACAAAAGCTTCCCGAGTGCAGAAGCCCTCGGGACAAGTTTGCGTACAAAATGGGTTTGATGTCTACAGATGGATTCGCATTCGGCAAAAGTGACAACCTGAGTCTTTCTGATTGCCGGGCACTGTGCTTGAAGAATTGTTCTTGTGTCGCCTATGCTTCTACAGACGATGATGGTACCGGCTGTGAGATATGGAGCAAAGATTCAAGTTTTACACAGCAAAACAGGAAGGAACTCAGAAGCATTTTCATCATTGACACCAAAA TAAGAATCTGGTGGATATGGGTGATAATTGTGTGTGGAGGAGTTAGCACATTTCCCCTGTTGTTCTCTGTGTGCTATGTAAtctggaggaagaagaaagaagaagcaaaCCGCTCAGAAAAGATGAAGCAAGCAATGCTGTTACGTGAACTTGGAGGTAATGTAATGTCTTACACTTTAACTGGCAAATTAAAGAAACGCTGGAGAGATCAGAAGGCGGGTCCGGAGTTGCAGATATTCAGCTTTGAGAGCATTTCTGATGCTACAGACAATTTCTCCACCGCAAACAAGCTAGGAGAGGGCGGCTTCGGACCAGTTTATAAG GGAAAACTGCTTGATGGGCAAGAAATAGCAATTAAGAGACTTTCAAGAAGTTCGGGACAAGGGCTGGTGGAATTCAAGAACGAGGCTATACTCATTGCCAAACTCCAGCACACTAATCTTGTGAGGATTTTAGGGTTCTGCATTCAAGgaggagaaaaaatattaatttacgaGTACATGCCTAACAAAAGCTTAGATTTCTTCCTTTTTG ATTCCTCGAGAAAGAATTTACTAAACTGGAAGAAACGCTTTAGCATCATTGAAGGGATTGCTCAGGGACTTGTTTATCTCCATAAATATTCCAGATTGAGAGTAATTCACCGAGATCTAAAAGCAAGCAACATTTTACTCGATAAAGAGATGAATCCAAAAATATCTGATTTTGGTATGGCTAGAATATTTGAATTGAATGGATCTGAAGAAAAGACAAATCGAGTTGTTGGAACTCT TGGTTATATGTCTCCAGAATATGCCATGAAAGGCATTGTGTCATTCAAAACTGATGTGTTTAGCTTCGGAGTCATCCTACTAGAGATTGTGGGTGGGAAGAAGAATATCAGCCGAAGTGTTTCTGAGCACTCACTCCTTATAGAAtat GCATGGCAGCTGTGGAATGAAGGCAGAGCTTTGGAGATAGTGGACTCGACAATGGACGAACCATGCCATCCTGATGAAGCACTAAGATGCATTCATGCTGGTCTATTGTGTGTACAAGAACATGCAGCCGATAGGCCAACCATGTCAGAGGTTGTTTCCatgctttcaaaagaaaatgtccGACTACCTGCGCCTAAGCAACCGGCGTTTATTGATGCCGGTGAGGAAGTGCCAGAGTGTACAGACGACAACAAGCTAAATAACTGTTCCATAAATGATGTAACGATTTCCGTGATAGATGTCAGATAA
- the LOC121258152 gene encoding G-type lectin S-receptor-like serine/threonine-protein kinase CES101: MSTKGRDLIIFLSLFYFFLIRHSHSDTDILAQGQKLRDGEHLVSADETFRLEFFSPGKSRNRYVGILYNIADDRVEFVANKKVVWVANRDNPIADNSGVLMVDESGRLIISHSGGRNILVSNFVEAATKNASAMLLDSGNFVLRERYSDGSFSEQVLWQSFDYPTDTILPGMKLGLKMKTTHIWSLTSWINENSPAKGSFTLTSGYNMDGTSQLVIWFEGNLYWTSGNWQNGHFEFLRFNSSIYNFSCISNEDERYFIYSSYKNRSISGFMIDPIGEILEISGQAPFGAGAGAGACSNKYSPGCIKQQFPDCRKADDRFQRRKGAMSGEGYQFDGNYNSSLFNCQVKCLNNCSCIAYAYTDYNQTSCTIWIKGMDFKESNYSYSREIYVLTPEKAKRWIWLVASVTGFVALMVLYLLYNFIQRKSREKGESEAEQEILLYELEASSSSSSSTTQAIDPRKRKKLEVGRKKGGMLQFFSFESISTATSNFATSSKLGEGGYGPVYKGILPDGQEVAIKRLSRNSRQGEEEFKNELMLIAKLQHTNLVRLVGCCIQREEKMLIYEYMCNKSLDFFLFDPMKNNLLDWTKRFNIIQGIAQGLLYLHQFSRLKIVHRDLKASNILLDAEMKPKISDFGMARIFGKDESEAKTKRVVGTHGYMSPEYVLRGTFSAKSDVFSLGVLLLEIVSGKRNNSFCHPEKGSSLVGYVWELWREGRCLEIADPAILGNSRDAKEVLRCIHVGLLCVQDSPTDRPSMSDVASMLTNYSVSLPPPKQSAFYINRTLPESKLENFNSNNVSISDMEAR, translated from the exons ATGTCGACCAAAGGAAGAGATCTTATCATCTTTTTGAGTCTGTTTTATTTCTTCCTTATTCGACATAGTCATTCCGACACAGATATATTGGCACAGGGCCAGAAGCTTAGAGATGGGGAGCACCTGGTCTCAGCTGATGAGACATTCAGGTTGGAATTTTTCAGTCCAGGCAAGTCAAGAAACCGGTATGTGGGAATTCTGTACAACATAGCTGATGACAGAGTCGAGTTTGTTGCCAATAAAAAGGTGGTGTGGGTTGCTAACCGAGACAACCCAATTGCTGACAACTCTGGTGTTCTTATGGTTGATGAATCTGGCAGGTTGATCATTTCACACAGTGGAGGCAGGAATATTCTTGTGTCAAATTTTGTTGAAGCAGCAACAAAGAATGCTAGCGCCATGCTGCTGGATTCAGGCAACTTTGTATTGAGAGAGCGATATTCAGATGGATCATTCAGTGAGCAGGTTTTGTGGCAAAGTTTTGATTACCCTACAGATACGATTTTGCCTGGCATGAAACTAggattgaaaatgaaaactacGCATATTTGGTCACTAACTTCATGGATAAACGAAAACAGCCCTGCCAAAGGTTCTTTCACCCTCACTAGTGGTTACAACATGGATGGTACAAGTCAGTTGGTCATTTGGTTTGAAGGGAACCTCTACTGGACTAGCGGGAATTGGCAAAACGGCcattttgagtttttgagatTCAATAGCAGTATCTATAATTTTAGCTGCATCTCCAATGAAGATGAAAGATATTTCATATATTCATCCTATAAAAATCGTAGTATATCAGGATTTATGATAGATCCCATAGGTGAAATACTAGAGATATCAGGGCAGGCACCTTTTGGTGCCGGTGCCGGTGCCGGTGCTTGTTCCAATAAATACAGTCCCGGCTGTATAAAACAACAATTCCCCGACTGCAGGAAGGCTGATGATCGGTTTCAGCGAAGAAAAGGTGCCATGTCTGGTGAAGGATACCAGTTTGATGGAAATTACAACTCGAGTCTCTTCAATTGTCAGGTAAAGTGCTTGAATAATTGTTCTTGCATTGCTTATGCCTACACGGATTACAACCAAACTAGCTGTACAATTTGGATCAAGGGAATGGATTTCAAAGAAAGCAATTATTCTTATAGCAGGGAGATCTATGTTCTAACACCAGAAAAAG CAAAGCGGTGGATATGGCTTGTGGCATCTGTGACTGGATTTGTAGCTTTAATGGTTCTGTACTTACTATACAATTTCATCCAAAGAAAAAGCAGAGAAAAAG GGGAGAGTGAAGCAGAGCAAGAAATCTTGCTATATGAGCTAGAAgctagtagtagtagtagtagtagcaCAACACAAGCTATCGATCCtaggaagagaaagaaactcGAAGTTGGCAGGAAGAAGGGTGGAATGCTACAATTTTTCAGCTTTGAAAGCATATCAACAGCCACAAGCAATTTTGCAACTTCAAGTAAGCTTGGAGAAGGTGGTTATGGACCCGTTTATAAG GGAATATTACCTGATGGTCAAGAAGTTGCAATAAAGAGGCTCTCTAGAAATTCTAGACAAGGAGAAGAGGAATTCAAGAATGAACTTATGCTAATTGCCAAGCTGCAACACACTAATCTCGTTAGACTGGTTGGGTGCTGCATTCAAAGAGAGGAGAAGATGCTGATATATGAGTACATGTGCAACAAAAGCTTGGATTTCTTTCTCTTCG atcctatgaaaaataatttattagattGGACAAAACGCTTCAACATCATTCAAGGAATTGCTCAAGGACTTCTTTACCTTCATCAATTTTCAAGATTGAAAATAGTGCATAGAGATCTGAAAGCTAGTAACATCTTGCTTGATGCTGAGATGAAACCAAAGATATCTGATTTTGGCATGGCTAGAATATTTGGGAAAGATGAATCTGAAGCAAAGACAAAGAGAGTTGTTGGAACACA TGGCTATATGTCTCCCGAGTATGTATTGAGGGGAACGTTTTCAGCAAAATCTGATGTATTCAGCTTAGGAGTATTACTGCTAGAAATTGTCAGTGGCAAGAGGAATAACAGTTTCTGTCATCCTGAAAAAGGGTCAAGCCTTGTAGGATAT GTATGGGAATTGTGGAGAGAAGGAAGATGTTTAGAGATTGCAGATCCAGCAATATTGGGCAATTCCCGTGATGCAAAGGAAGTTTTGAGGTGCATTCACGTAGGTCTTCTGTGCGTACAAGACAGTCCAACAGATAGGCCATCCATGTCGGATGTTGCTTCCATGCTCACTAATTATTCTGTTTCTCTACCTCCACCAAAACAATCAGCATTTTACATCAACAGGACTTTGCCAGAGAGCAAGTTGGagaattttaattcaaataacgTATCAATTTCAGATATGGAAGCCAGATGA
- the LOC121260476 gene encoding mitochondrial arginine transporter BAC2: MELEPEFLASSWGREFVAGGFGGIAGIVSGFPLDTIRIRQQQSNAGSAFSILRNVMATEGPAALYRGMGAPLASVTFQNAMVFQIYAVLSRAFDSSLSAKDPPSYKGVALGGFCTGALQSLLLSPVELVKIRLQLQNNVYAKLHQADSHEGPMSVIKSIFKTEGLRGMYRGLTITVMRDAPAHCLYFWTYEYMREQLHPGCRKSSQESLQTMMVAGGLAGVASWVCCYPLDVVKTRLQAQSQSSLPKYTGIVDCFRKSVKEEGHRVLWRGLGTAVARAFMVNGAVFSAYEISLRCLFNSGSIQTENAI; this comes from the exons ATGGAGTTAGAGCCAGAGTTTCTTGCAAGCAGTTGGGGTAGAGAATTTGTGGCTGGAGGCTTTGGAGGCATTGCAGGTATAGTCTCCGGTTTTCCGCTCGATACGATCCGTATCCGGCAACAGCAATCGAATGCCGGCTCTGCCTTTAGCATCCTTCGCAATGTCATGGCCACAGAAGGGCCTGCAGCTCTCTACAGAGGCATGGGTGCACCGTTGGCTTCTGTCACTTTTCAG AATGCGATGGTTTTTCAAATATATGCTGTCCTCTCTAGAGCATTTGACTCATCTCTTTCCGCTAAAGATCCTCCTTCCTACAAAGGTGTTGCTCTAGGAGGATTTTGTACTGGCGCTCTTCAGAGCCTACTGCTCTCTCCTGTAGAACTAGTGAAAATCAGACTTCAACTGCAGAATAATGTCTATGCAAAACTCCATCAGGCAGATTCTCATGAAGGTCCTATGAGCGTTATCAAAAGCATATTCAAAACAGAAGGTTTAAGGGGAATGTACCGAGGTCTAACTATAACTGTAATGAGGGATGCACCAGCTCATTGTCTATACTTCTGGACATACGAGTATATGAGAGAGCAGCTTCACCCAGGCTGCAGAAAGAGCAGCCAAGAAAGCCTACAAACAATGATGGTAGCGGGAGGGCTAGCAGGAGTTGCCAGCTGGGTTTGCTGCTACCCCCTGGATGTTGTAAAGACCAGACTTCAAGCTCAATCGCAATCTTCTCTACCAAAATATACTGGCATTGTCGATTGCTTCCGCAAGAGTGTCAAAGAAGAGGGTCACAGGGTGCTCTGGAGAGGATTAGGAACTGCGGTTGCTAGGGCATTTATGGTGAATGGGGCTGTATTTTCTGCTTATGAGATATCTCTGAGGTGCCTATTTAACAGTGGAAGCATCCAAACAGAGAATGCAATTTAG